Genomic segment of Syntrophorhabdaceae bacterium:
CTGGAATTGAGCGCTCCCTTTACATCTCGTGACGAGATACGCGAACCCGGCACTCCTAGGCCAAGCAAGATTGGAGTGTCGGGTTCACTTCCCGGTTTGCCGGGATGTTTTACGTGACTACCAGCGCGTGCATCATGTCATGCTCCTCGTGTTCCAGGATATGGCAGTGCCACACGTATTCATTGCCGCCCGTCCTCGGGCTCGCAGGGGGCTGTCCGTCCTTTATGGGCAACTGAATGCAGCCCTTGGCGCCCTTCGCTTTTGTAGAAACAGGCCTGAGCTTCTTATCCACGATCACCGGCAGCTCGAACTTCATAATCACACGGGTCACCGTGCCTGGATACATGGGCACCGTCTCTTTCCATCCTACCTCGTTCGCGAGAGGAGGGATGATATCGCCCGAAGGGACATACGGGTATGAGAGGGGATCGAATTTCTGCCGGTTGATGACCTGGACGTTTACCAGGTGGAAGTGCATGGGATGGACGTCGCCCGTGGTGTTGTAGATCTCCCATACCTCCGTGTCGTCGTGGTGGACGCTTTCGACGGAGGCCCCGACCGTAGTCTTCGAGCCCGGGGGCAGGCCGTAATTCAGATAAGTAGCGGCGGCATCATAGGGCGAGCCGAAGGGATCGTGGGCGTTGCCGAGGATCTGAATGAGACGGCCGAATTCGTCAAAATACTCATTGAGGCTTAAGAACCGCTTGGTGAAGGGCAGAATGGAATCGTTGGTAAATCCCCACGTGGGGAGTAAAGTCGGGTCGATGCCCGCGGCAAGGTTGGTGGACGTGTTGATTGCAAGAGGCTTGTCCGCCTGGCCCGATGCCGCCACCACACTGAACCGCATGAGCACCCGTGTATTGGGTCCGAAACCGGGTTGGGTGAGTCCATTGACCGGGTTGCCGAGCCCGAAGGCGCCGGGTGGGTTGCCGTTCTGTCCCTGGGTATTCCATCCCGGGAAATAGTCGTTGCGGTCATCGCCGCTCGGGAAGGGCGACGGCGCGTCGTTGTAGAGGATAACCTTTGTCCCCGGTGAAACGGTGCGGAAATCGACGATCAGGTCCGGCCTTTCCGCCGGCCCCACGATCAACGACTTTTGGATCTGGGACGGGTCGAGAGAGGCTCCTCCCCCAAGAAATTCAGGGTCTGTGATGAGGAAAGGAGTGTTGCTCGGCACCTCTTTGGGTGATGCCAGGAACCCTCCTTCCGTGCCGATCTGGAGCCAGGTCGGACGGGTGGTAGCGCCGTTCACGAAGGGCGTGTTTCTCGGATTGCCAAAATTTACGTTATTGGGATCGGTCTCCAGGGTGATCCCGTTCGGGCTGCCGTCGTCGATGTAGAGCTGGAGGTTGAGGAAGCGGGCATTACAGGCATTGAGCAGCCGGAGCCGGTACCGCCGGGCCTGGACCGTGGCCTCCGGGAAAGTGGTGCCGTTCACGAGCATGGTGTCGCCGAAGAATTCGGGGATTGCCGAGGGGTCGGGAAGGGGCAAGCCCCCGGGGCCCAGATCCCACCTGCCACTGCCGTCAATCTGGTTCGGTTCATACGTGTGGGCATACCAGAGGCTGCCCGGATTTCGGGTCACCGACTGAAGGTTAAGTCCGCCCACCCACTTGGGGTCTTTGGTCTTGATATCGGGTCCCACGAAGATCTTGTCCTGGATCACGATGGGGAGTTCGTTGCCCCCTGCCTCGATGTAATTCGGAAGCCCGCTATCGATGAGGCCCGCCTCGAACCCGTCGCGGACGAGCATTCCCGAGGCCACTCCGGCGTATGCATTGAGTCTCGTAATGCCGAAGGCGTGGTCGTGGTACCACATGAAACGGGCGCTCTGGTTCATGGGATAATAGTATTCGGCAGACCCCGGAAGATGTATGGGATTGAGCACCTGGTTATTGAGGAAGCTCAGCCCGTGATCGCCCAGGGGTCCGAACCAGTCGAAGGGGCCGCCGTCGCTGATCCACGGGACGAGGCCTCCGTGAAGGTGGACGGCCGTCCGGTTTACCGCCTGGTTCGCGCCCGGGAGAGTCGTGTCGACGGGGATGATGTGCTTGTTCGCGAAAAGGAGGAGGTTCTGGAAGCTGATCTGGATGGGCACCTGTTTGTCGTTCGCCACACCGGGGGAACGGCCCTTCGCAATGATGATCCCGCTCAAGTGGGTAGGCTTGATGTTTCCTCCCAGGCCCTTGATAGGCGCGTATCCCCACAGGCTTGTGGGGCCGAGGCCCGTCGTTTTGGGTACGATCTGGTCCTGAAACTGAATGATCCCGATGTTGTAATGGGTTACCCCGGTCACGGGCGCAGGCATGGCGCCCGGCAAGGCGACCGGAATCCCTCCCGGGCCGGCGCCGCGCAATGCGGTCTTGAAGAGGGGAATCCCCGGGCTTTGATAGAAGGCAAGCGCTCCGCGCACGTTGCCCCTGAAGGGAATGGAAGGCAAAGCCAGACCCACCCCTCCTATAACCGCGCCTTTCAAAAATTGCCGTCTTGAAATCCTCATCCTTTTACCTCCTTTTGGACTGGTCCTTCTCGCGCAATTCCTGTCCCCTTCCCGCGGCCCTAGGGTCTTTTCTCCGTACTCGCAGGCTAGCCGGCGGACAAGGGAAAGCCATTGGCTTCTCATGCCGGTGCAGAATACACAAGTGCAAGACTCTGACGGGGTCTCTCCGTCAAAATGTGTCCGGCCGATATCAGGCATCATGTCTCGCGACACCCGAGACCCGGCATACTATGGTTTATATAGACTGAAAAATATCGCTCCCTCCTCGGAGAATTCCGTGATGCGGCACAGAGCGGTATCATGGAGGAATATAGTCAATTAATTTTCTGAAGTAAGTCCCAGAGTAGTCATTTTTTATGTACCCTTTTGAACGCGGAGGAAGTCGCCTTTTTGGCGACAAGGCCGGAGAATTGATTTCATCACACGGGCGGATTATTGAATGACGGCAACAATCCAACGGCGGGGCTAAAGGAGGGATCCTTTAGGGGTCGGAATCGGGTGCCTTTTCGACCACATTATTGCGCGGCGAAGGAATGCCCTTTTCCGCGCCTCAAAGAAGGTACATGGAGAGACGACGGGCATGACGGAAGGGCGCCTATTCATCCCGATCGGAAATCCCGTCCGGGAGGAGGAAGCTCCCCGCACCCTATTTGCCGTACTTTCAGGCCCCGGGAGCTATTTTTTACTTTCGCCCCCAATAGGCGCCTTATTCCAGGCCATAGGTTCCCTATGACATCCCCGTTGACACAATATTTCGTTATCGTGCCCTTTGACGGATTAGCCACTTTACCGTAATGGGGAAGATGGAGGCGCCGCTGAAGGAGAAGCGCCTGGTCAATGTAATGCCGAGAGGCGCGGTTAAGGCGCTTCATGACGGAGTTGCACGCCGAAAAAGAGTGAAAGGGATGGATGTAAAAGGTTTGGCAACCTGTGCGAAGAGGCAGGGATACAGGAATTTGCCTTGAGGTGCGGCCGCCCAAAAACAGGGGCCGAAGGGGCGACTTTTTGCCCTCATGCCCCAGGGGAACGAAAAAAGGGCTACGCCAACCCGAAGGTCACATCTTTTCTCCCTTCCACACTATCTTGGCTTCCGTAAGGTTCTCTTCTCTCTCTTCAAGATCCTTCGGCCGCGTTTCACTATACACAAGCTCATCAGGGAGCTCAAGCTCCAGATGGGTACATCCGTACGTCAACTTCGGCCTCTCACCTCTTATGTACCTTGCCGCAGTACAAATCTGAGAGTGCCTGCCGATGTAAATAGGACACTCCCTGCACAGCCTGCCTGAAAACGGACAAGCGCCTGAACCTTTAGTCATCTGTTCACTCCATTTTTAAGATATTTTGTCTGTCTGAGCACTACGCCGGAACACTTCGGTTGATGGGATCTCGTTCCTGTTTTTACCGGTGCTTTGTCCATACGGAACCGATACTCTCATCAAAAAGCGCGTCCGGACATCCAAAACCACTAAGACATTCCGCTAAAGTATACCATGTCTATAGACCAGATATCAACAGACAGAATCTCAAAGGTTAGTTCCTCATGCAACGCCGCGAAATCGTCTGCAGCGCGATATTCACCGGGCCCGGGTCGGGGAGATCGGTAATCCTCTCCTCAACGTGCGTCGGGAACTCAAAAAGCGTGCCCCGCGA
This window contains:
- a CDS encoding multicopper oxidase domain-containing protein, whose product is MRISRRQFLKGAVIGGVGLALPSIPFRGNVRGALAFYQSPGIPLFKTALRGAGPGGIPVALPGAMPAPVTGVTHYNIGIIQFQDQIVPKTTGLGPTSLWGYAPIKGLGGNIKPTHLSGIIIAKGRSPGVANDKQVPIQISFQNLLLFANKHIIPVDTTLPGANQAVNRTAVHLHGGLVPWISDGGPFDWFGPLGDHGLSFLNNQVLNPIHLPGSAEYYYPMNQSARFMWYHDHAFGITRLNAYAGVASGMLVRDGFEAGLIDSGLPNYIEAGGNELPIVIQDKIFVGPDIKTKDPKWVGGLNLQSVTRNPGSLWYAHTYEPNQIDGSGRWDLGPGGLPLPDPSAIPEFFGDTMLVNGTTFPEATVQARRYRLRLLNACNARFLNLQLYIDDGSPNGITLETDPNNVNFGNPRNTPFVNGATTRPTWLQIGTEGGFLASPKEVPSNTPFLITDPEFLGGGASLDPSQIQKSLIVGPAERPDLIVDFRTVSPGTKVILYNDAPSPFPSGDDRNDYFPGWNTQGQNGNPPGAFGLGNPVNGLTQPGFGPNTRVLMRFSVVAASGQADKPLAINTSTNLAAGIDPTLLPTWGFTNDSILPFTKRFLSLNEYFDEFGRLIQILGNAHDPFGSPYDAAATYLNYGLPPGSKTTVGASVESVHHDDTEVWEIYNTTGDVHPMHFHLVNVQVINRQKFDPLSYPYVPSGDIIPPLANEVGWKETVPMYPGTVTRVIMKFELPVIVDKKLRPVSTKAKGAKGCIQLPIKDGQPPASPRTGGNEYVWHCHILEHEEHDMMHALVVT